The following coding sequences lie in one Populus trichocarpa isolate Nisqually-1 chromosome 14, P.trichocarpa_v4.1, whole genome shotgun sequence genomic window:
- the LOC18105025 gene encoding UMP-CMP kinase 3 isoform X2, translating to MGTAGDSEKKPTVVFVLGGPGSGKGTQCANIVEHFGYTHLSAGDLLRAEIKSGSENGTMIQNMIKEGKIVPSEVTIKLLQKAMQDSGNDKFLIDGFPRNEENRAAFEAVTKIEPAFVLFFDCPEEEMERRILSRNQGREDDNIETIRKRFKVFLESSLPVVEYYESKGKVQKVDAAKPIDEVFEVVKAIFTPKDEKVAV from the exons ATGGGGACTGCCGGTGATTCTGAGAAGAAGCCtactgttgtttttgttttgg GTGGCCCTGGAAGTGGAAAGGGTACCCAGTGTGCCAATATTGTCGAACACTTTGGTTACACTCATCTTAGTGCTGGAGATCTTCTTCGAGCAGAAATTAAATCTGGTTCTGAAAATGG AACCATGATTCAGAACATGATTAAGGAGGGCAAGATAGTGCCTTCAGAGGTAACAATAAAGCTCCTCCAAAAAGCAATGCAGGATAGTGGAAACGACAAATTTCTGATTGATGGCTTTCCCCGCAATGAGGAAAACCGAGCTGCTTTTGAAGCTGTT ACCAAAATTGAGCCGGCATTTGTCCTTTTCTTTGATTGTCCTGAAGAGGAGATGGAGAGGCGTATTTTGAGCAGGAACCAG GGAAGAGAAGATGACAACATTGAGACAATAAGGAAGCGGTTTAAAGTTTTTCTAGAGTCTAGCCTTCCCGTGGTTGAGTATTATGAATCCAAGGGGAAAGTTCAAAAG GTTGATGCTGCAAAGCCTATTGATGAGGTTTTTGAGGTAGTTAAAGCCATCTTTACCCCAAAAGACGAGAAG GTTGCTGTTTAG
- the LOC18105025 gene encoding UMP-CMP kinase 3 isoform X1, which yields MGTAGDSEKKPTVVFVLGGPGSGKGTQCANIVEHFGYTHLSAGDLLRAEIKSGSENGTMIQNMIKEGKIVPSEVTIKLLQKAMQDSGNDKFLIDGFPRNEENRAAFEAVTKIEPAFVLFFDCPEEEMERRILSRNQGREDDNIETIRKRFKVFLESSLPVVEYYESKGKVQKVDAAKPIDEVFEVVKAIFTPKDEKVKQHCCAIL from the exons ATGGGGACTGCCGGTGATTCTGAGAAGAAGCCtactgttgtttttgttttgg GTGGCCCTGGAAGTGGAAAGGGTACCCAGTGTGCCAATATTGTCGAACACTTTGGTTACACTCATCTTAGTGCTGGAGATCTTCTTCGAGCAGAAATTAAATCTGGTTCTGAAAATGG AACCATGATTCAGAACATGATTAAGGAGGGCAAGATAGTGCCTTCAGAGGTAACAATAAAGCTCCTCCAAAAAGCAATGCAGGATAGTGGAAACGACAAATTTCTGATTGATGGCTTTCCCCGCAATGAGGAAAACCGAGCTGCTTTTGAAGCTGTT ACCAAAATTGAGCCGGCATTTGTCCTTTTCTTTGATTGTCCTGAAGAGGAGATGGAGAGGCGTATTTTGAGCAGGAACCAG GGAAGAGAAGATGACAACATTGAGACAATAAGGAAGCGGTTTAAAGTTTTTCTAGAGTCTAGCCTTCCCGTGGTTGAGTATTATGAATCCAAGGGGAAAGTTCAAAAG GTTGATGCTGCAAAGCCTATTGATGAGGTTTTTGAGGTAGTTAAAGCCATCTTTACCCCAAAAGACGAGAAGGTAAAGCAGCATTGCTGTGCTATCTTGTAG
- the LOC18105027 gene encoding haloacid dehalogenase-like hydrolase domain-containing protein Sgpp: MISFASIQLPPPPPHHHHHHHTLVSAHLHKTTMYQPNRFKDFPRMSSISSNARPIHSGGSSLASVAPLEAILFDIDGTLCDSDPLHFYAFRDMLQEIGFNGGTPITEEFFIKNISGKHNEELREILLPDWEIQRSRQFLEDKEALFRRLASEQLQPMKGLQKLCKWIEDRGLRRAAVTNAPRSNAELLISMLGLSDFFEILVLASECDRVKPFPDPYLKALQELDISHKHAFVFEDSVSGIKAGMGAGMPVVGLGTRNPEQLLIEAGAVFVIADFDDPKLWTELEEMEIKAEATTTTK, encoded by the exons ATGATATCCTTTGCTTCCATTcagcttcctcctcctcctcctcaccaccaccaccaccaccacacccTCGTTTCTGCCCATCTCCACAAAACTACAATGTACCAACCAAACCGCTTCAAAGATTTTCCCCGCATGTCATCCATTTCATCGAATGCTCGACCAATCCACAG CGGTGGAAGTTCTCTGGCCTCTGTTGCTCCTTTGGAAGCAATACTTTTCGACATTGATGGAACATTGTGTGACTCAGATCCTCTCCATTTTTATGCTTTTCGCGACATGCTTCAAGAA ATAGGTTTCAATGGAGGAACTCCCATCACCGAGGAATTCTTCATCAAAAATATTAGTGGTAAGCATAATGAAGAACTACGCGAAATCCTACTTCCTGATTGGGAAATCCAAAGATCCCGCCAGTTCTTGGAAGATAAAGAAGCATTGTTTCGAAG ATTGGCATCGGAACAATTACAGCCTATGAAGGGCTTGCAAAAGTTGTGCAAATGGATTGAGGATCGCGGTTTGAGAAGAGCTGCTGTTACTAATGCTCCAAGATCAAATGCTGAGCTTTTAATATCCATGTTAGGCCTGTCAGATTTCTTTGAAATTCTTGTTCTTGCGAGTGAATGTGACCGCGTAAAACCATTTCCTGACCCCTATCTGAAAGCCCTCCAAGAACTTGACATTTCTCATAAGCATGCCTTTGTGTTCGAG GACTCTGTTTCAGGGATAAAAGCAGGGATGGGTGCTGGGATGCCAGTAGTGGGTTTAGGTACAAGGAACCCTGAGCAGTTATTGATAGAAGCTGGAGCTGTTTTTGTTATTGCGGATTTTGACGACCCAAAGCTGTGGACAGAATTAGAAGAAATGGAGATAAAGGCAGAGGCAACCACAACCACCAAATAG
- the LOC18105028 gene encoding phragmoplastin DRP1E: MTTMESLIGLVNRIQRACTVLGDYGGVDNAFSSLWEALPSVAVVGGQSSGKSSVLESIVGRDFLPRGSGIVTRRPLVLQLHKTEDGSQEYAEFLHLPKRRFSDFAVVRKEIQDETDRITGKTKQISPVPIHLSIYSPNVVNLTLIDLPGLTKVAVEGQPESIVQDIETMVRTYVEKPNCIILAISPANQDIATSDAIKLAREVDPSGERTFGVLTKLDLMDKGTNALDVIEGRSYRLQHPWVGIVNRSQADINKNVDMIVARRKEREYFATSPDYGHLANKMGSEYLAKLLSKHLESAIRARIPSITSLINKTIDELESEMDHLGRPIAVDAGAQLYTILELCRAFDKVFKEHLDGGRPGGDRIYGVFDNQLPAALRKLPFDRHLSLQNVRRVVSEADGYQPHLIAPEQGYRRLIESALNYFRGPAEASADAVHFVLKELVRKSIAETQELRRFPSLQAELAAAANEALERFREDSKKTVLRLVDMESSYLTVDFFRRLPQEVENKGGNPATPANLASSTVDRYSEMHFRRIGSNVSSYVGMVSETLRNTIPKAVVHCQVKEAKQSLLNYFYTQIGKKEGKQLSQLLDEDPALMERRQQCAKRLELYKAARDEVDSVSWAR; this comes from the exons atgacaaccaTGGAGAGCTTGATAGGGTTAGTAAATAGAATCCAGAGAGCTTGTACAGTTCTCGGAGACTACGGTGGCGTTGATAACGCTTTCTCTTCCCTTTGGGAAGCTCTTCCATCTGTTGCCGTCGTTGGTGGACAG AGTTCAGGAAAATCTTCAGTCTTGGAAAGCATTGTCGGTCGAGACTTTCTTCCCAGAGGATCAG GGATTGTGACAAGGAGGCCTCTGGTACTGCAGCTGCATAAGACTGAAGATGGGTCACAAGAATATGCTGAATTTCTTCATCTCCCGAAAAGACGATTCAgtgattttg CTGTGGTGCGAAAAGAAATTCAGGATGAAACTGATAGAATCACTGGGAAAACCAAACAAATTTCTCCAGTTCCTATCCATCTCAGCATCTATTCTCCAAATG TTGTCAACTTAACCCTGATCGATTTACCTGGTTTAACAAAAGTTGCTGTTG AGGGACAGCCTGAAAGTATTGTTCAGGACATCGAGACTATGGTCCGCACTTATGTTGAGAAG CCGAATTGTATTATACTTGCTATATCTCCAGCCAATCAAGATATAGCAACTTCAGATGCTATCAAGCTTGCTAGGGAAGTGGATCCCTCAG GTGAACGGACCTTTGGGGTGCTGACTAAGTTGGATTTGATGGACAAAGGGACCAACGCCTTAGAT GTTATTGAAGGAAGATCTTATCGGCTGCAGCATCCTTGGGTTGGAATTGTGAACCGATCCCAAGCTGACATTAATAAGAATGTTGACATGATTGTGGCAAGGCGCAAGGAGCGCGAGTATTTTGCAACTAGTCCTGATTATGGGCATTTAGCCAATAAAATGGGTTCAGAATATCTGGCAAAACTTCTCTCAAAG CACTTGGAGTCTGCAATTAGGGCTCGCATACCAAGTATCACATCGTTGATTAACAAAACCATTGATGAGCTTGAATCAGAGATGGACCATCTGGGTAGACCTATTGCTGTTGATGCTGGG GCTCAATTATACACCATATTGGAACTTTGCCGTGCATTTGACAAGGTTTTCAAGGAGCATCTGGATGGAGG GCGACCTGGAGGTGACCGGATTTATGGAGTTTTTGATAATCAACTCCCTGCTGCTTTGAGGAAGCTGCCATTTGATCGACATCTCTCTCTGCAGAATGTGAGGAGGGTGGTCTCAGAGGCAGATGGTTATCAGCCGCATTTGATTGCTCCAGAGCAAGGATACCGTCGTCTAATTGAGAGCGCACTGAATTATTTTAGGGGGCCAGCCGAAGCCTCTGCAGATGCT GTCCACTTTGTCTTAAAAGAGCTTGTCAGAAAGTCAATTGCAGAAACTCAg GAATTGAGGCGTTTTCCTTCCCTGCAAGCTGAATTGGCTGCTGCTGCTAATGAAGCGTTGGAGAGATTCCGAGAGGATAGTAAGAAGACAGTTCTTCGATTAGTGGATATGGAATCTTCATACTTGACTGTGGATTTCTTTCGAAGGCTTCCACAGGAAGTGGAAAATAAAGGAGGAAATCCAGCTACTCCAGCTAATCTAGCTTCCTCAACCGTGGACCGATATTCAGAGATGCACTTCAGGAGGATTGGGTCAAATGTGTCCTCTTATGTTGGTATGGTGTCTGAGACACTTAGGAACACAATTCCCAAGGCCGTGGTGCATTGCCAAGTTAAAGAAGCCAAACAATCCTTGCTAAATTACTTCTACACACAAATTGGGAAGAAAGAG GGTAAGCAGCTTTCACAGTTGTTAGATGAAGACCCTGCATTGATGGAAAGAAGACAACAGTGTGCAAAACGGCTTGAATTATACAAGGCAGCGAGGGATGAGGTTGATTCTGTATCGTGGGCTCGATAG